In one window of Pseudomonas chlororaphis subsp. chlororaphis DNA:
- the lapD gene encoding cyclic di-GMP receptor LapD, with translation MSLLKQLFIAICLFLLVAFSGSFFVSLESSREQMLNQLRSHAQDAATALGLSLTSQVDDPAMMELMVSSVFDSGYYNSIRVVNIEDESILLERSVPARIEGVPQWFVRLVSLRPQGGDALVMRGWEQVARVEVLSNPQFALARLWDSSVGSLLWLLVCGLLSAVFGGWLLRRQLRPLDAMVRQAEAISHREFLSLPTVPRTPELKRVVLAMNQMVEKLKALFAEEAARSEKLRAESYQDSLTGLANRRLLDEQLGDQLLLNEQSGDGYLLMLRVNDLSGLNQRLGGQRTDALIKSIGDLLKRISAQADRRHWLAARNRGGEFSLLTPSLDSRGAERLAMEISATLENLRLTGASDCTPVAHLGIVAYRPGDPLSGVWLRLDQALAQAQQHPERPWVLLQEFAAGPSQPQHDWRAWIDDALSNGKLKLYFQPVVQCVDTSEVLHHKVLARLLDPQGEAIAAGHFLPWIERLGWSSRFDLAMLEHTLDYLLEHAWPLALSLSGSTLRDPDALRRILDQLKALPDLAKLLTLEIDERQLPSASELQQLSQRLRDSGYRIGLQHFGGNFSQIGNLAHLGLAYLKVDGSYIRDIDRQSDKQLFIEAIFRATHSIDLPLIAERVETQGELDTLKALGLFGVMGRLIGPPEPM, from the coding sequence ATGTCGCTACTCAAGCAACTGTTCATCGCCATCTGCCTGTTCCTGCTGGTGGCCTTCAGCGGCAGTTTTTTTGTCAGCCTGGAAAGCTCCCGCGAGCAGATGCTCAACCAGCTGCGCTCCCACGCCCAGGATGCGGCCACCGCCCTGGGCCTGTCCCTGACCAGCCAGGTCGACGACCCGGCGATGATGGAACTGATGGTCAGTTCGGTCTTCGACAGCGGCTACTACAACAGCATCCGGGTGGTGAACATCGAAGACGAAAGCATTCTGCTGGAGCGTTCGGTGCCTGCCAGGATCGAGGGCGTACCCCAATGGTTCGTCAGGCTGGTGAGCCTGCGCCCGCAGGGTGGCGACGCTCTGGTCATGCGTGGCTGGGAACAGGTGGCGCGGGTGGAAGTGCTGAGCAACCCGCAGTTCGCCCTGGCCAGGCTCTGGGACAGCAGCGTCGGCAGCCTGCTCTGGCTGCTGGTGTGCGGCTTGCTCAGCGCGGTGTTCGGCGGCTGGCTACTGCGGCGCCAGTTGCGACCGCTGGACGCCATGGTCAGGCAGGCCGAAGCCATCAGCCACCGCGAGTTCCTCAGCCTGCCGACGGTGCCGCGCACGCCCGAGCTCAAGCGGGTGGTCCTGGCCATGAACCAGATGGTGGAAAAACTCAAAGCCCTGTTCGCCGAAGAGGCCGCGCGCAGCGAGAAACTGCGGGCCGAGTCCTATCAGGACAGCCTGACCGGCCTGGCCAACCGGCGCCTGCTGGACGAACAGCTCGGCGATCAGTTGCTGCTCAACGAGCAGAGTGGCGATGGTTATCTGCTGATGCTGCGGGTCAATGACCTCAGTGGCCTGAACCAGCGCCTGGGTGGCCAGCGCACGGACGCCCTGATCAAGAGCATCGGCGATCTGCTCAAACGCATCAGCGCCCAGGCCGACCGACGCCACTGGCTGGCGGCGCGCAATCGCGGCGGCGAATTCAGCCTGCTGACACCGAGCCTGGACAGCCGCGGCGCCGAGCGCCTGGCCATGGAAATCAGCGCCACCCTGGAGAACCTGCGCCTGACCGGGGCCAGCGACTGCACACCGGTGGCGCACCTGGGCATAGTCGCCTACCGGCCCGGCGACCCGCTAAGCGGCGTCTGGTTGCGCCTGGACCAGGCGCTGGCACAGGCCCAGCAGCACCCCGAGCGTCCCTGGGTATTGCTGCAGGAGTTCGCCGCCGGCCCCAGCCAGCCGCAGCATGACTGGCGCGCCTGGATCGACGACGCCCTGAGCAACGGCAAGTTGAAATTGTATTTCCAACCGGTGGTGCAGTGCGTCGACACCAGCGAAGTGCTGCATCACAAAGTGCTGGCGCGCTTGCTCGACCCGCAGGGCGAAGCCATTGCCGCCGGGCATTTCCTGCCGTGGATCGAGCGCCTGGGCTGGTCGTCGCGCTTCGACCTGGCCATGCTCGAACACACCCTGGATTATCTGCTCGAGCATGCCTGGCCGCTGGCCCTGAGCCTGTCTGGCAGCACCCTGCGCGACCCCGACGCGTTGCGGCGGATCCTCGACCAGCTCAAGGCCCTGCCCGACCTGGCCAAGTTACTGACCCTGGAAATCGACGAACGCCAACTGCCCTCCGCCAGCGAGCTGCAGCAATTGAGCCAGCGCCTGCGGGACAGCGGCTACCGGATCGGCCTGCAGCATTTCGGCGGCAACTTCAGCCAGATCGGCAACCTCGCCCACCTCGGCCTGGCCTACCTGAAAGTCGATGGCAGCTACATCCGCGACATCGACCGGCAAAGCGACAAACAGCTGTTCATCGAGGCGATATTTCGCGCCACCCACAGCATCGACCTGCCGCTGATCGCCGAACGGGTCGAAACCCAGGGCGAACTGGACACCCTCAAGGCCCTGGGCCTGTTCGGGGTCATGGGGCGGCTGATCGGCCCACCGGAACCGATGTAG
- a CDS encoding transglutaminase-like cysteine peptidase yields the protein MPARSRRPEWTLLRFRLAGWSLLLVCLWTDPGNVRANWEFVSALSTFEYRHQVLGPARERLEAWNQLLQDLTGRAEYEQLNAINRFFNQQLSFKEDQRTWQQSDYWATPIEALLKGAGDCEDYALAKYFSLRSLGVSSDKLRLTYVKARRGNRPHMVLAYYPSPGAGPLILDNLSSDIRSAAQRQDPNPVYAFNAEGLYLTGAAGDTRSIDPKKLSRWQDVLKKMRDEGFTVGNG from the coding sequence ATGCCCGCACGTTCGCGTCGCCCCGAATGGACACTGCTCCGGTTTCGGCTGGCCGGCTGGTCGCTGTTGCTGGTCTGTTTGTGGACCGACCCGGGCAATGTGCGGGCGAACTGGGAATTCGTTTCCGCCCTGAGCACCTTCGAGTACCGTCATCAGGTCCTGGGCCCGGCCCGGGAGCGTCTCGAGGCCTGGAACCAGTTATTGCAGGACCTGACCGGGCGAGCGGAATACGAACAACTGAATGCCATCAACCGCTTCTTCAACCAGCAACTGAGCTTCAAGGAGGACCAGCGCACCTGGCAGCAGAGCGATTATTGGGCCACGCCGATCGAGGCCCTGCTCAAGGGCGCCGGGGATTGCGAGGACTATGCACTGGCCAAGTATTTCAGCTTGCGCAGCCTGGGGGTCTCCAGCGACAAACTGCGCCTCACTTACGTCAAGGCCAGGCGCGGCAACCGGCCGCACATGGTCCTGGCCTATTACCCCAGCCCCGGCGCCGGACCGCTGATACTGGACAACCTCAGCAGCGACATTCGTTCCGCCGCCCAGCGCCAGGATCCGAACCCGGTATACGCCTTCAATGCCGAGGGGCTGTACCTGACCGGAGCGGCTGGCGACACGCGCAGCATCGACCCGAAAAAACTCTCGCGCTGGCAGGACGTCCTGAAAAAGATGCGGGACGAGGGCTTCACGGTGGGTAATGGCTGA
- a CDS encoding YbaN family protein — translation MAKPIGNRPLILRYVLLAIGWLSVVLGVTGIFLPVLPTTPFLLLAAACFARSSPRFYRWLVEHPRLGPWIRDYLDGHGIPLKGKVYAIGLMWLSIGLSCYLVPLPWARGFMLTSAVLVTIYILRQKTLHKP, via the coding sequence ATGGCCAAGCCCATAGGCAACCGCCCCCTGATCCTGCGTTACGTTCTGCTGGCCATCGGCTGGCTGAGCGTAGTGCTGGGGGTGACCGGTATCTTCCTCCCGGTATTGCCCACTACCCCCTTCCTGCTACTGGCCGCCGCCTGCTTTGCCCGCAGTTCGCCGCGCTTCTATCGGTGGCTGGTGGAACATCCGCGGCTCGGCCCGTGGATCCGCGATTACCTGGACGGCCACGGTATCCCGCTCAAAGGCAAGGTCTACGCCATCGGCCTGATGTGGCTGAGCATCGGCCTGTCCTGCTACCTGGTGCCCCTGCCCTGGGCCCGCGGCTTCATGCTGACCAGCGCGGTGCTGGTGACGATCTACATCCTGCGCCAGAAGACCCTGCACAAGCCTTGA
- a CDS encoding UPF0149 family protein: MSFAEQLTRLQAFLDADELHDEALDYVAAHGYLTALSICSESVPDREWIDALFAEEPHYSDAAQREEIESTLIALKAHIARQLASDEEFELPCDLDLGDEPDDSDLRGWCIGFMEGVFLREAAWFETAEEEVSEMLLPIMVGSGLFDEQPEFSDIASDANLMDDMIVQIPEALTALYLLCNAPDEKPAILKPRHH; the protein is encoded by the coding sequence ATGTCCTTCGCTGAGCAATTAACCCGCCTGCAAGCCTTCCTCGACGCCGATGAGCTGCATGACGAGGCGCTGGACTATGTGGCCGCCCACGGCTACCTGACTGCGCTGTCCATCTGTTCCGAAAGCGTTCCCGACCGTGAGTGGATCGACGCCCTGTTCGCCGAGGAGCCGCACTACAGCGACGCCGCCCAGCGCGAAGAGATCGAGTCCACCCTGATCGCCCTCAAGGCCCACATCGCCCGCCAACTGGCCTCTGACGAAGAGTTCGAGCTGCCATGCGACCTCGACCTCGGCGACGAGCCGGACGACTCCGACCTGCGCGGCTGGTGCATCGGTTTCATGGAAGGCGTGTTCCTGCGCGAAGCGGCCTGGTTCGAAACCGCCGAGGAAGAAGTCAGCGAGATGCTTCTGCCGATCATGGTCGGCTCCGGTCTGTTCGACGAACAACCCGAGTTCTCCGACATCGCCAGCGATGCCAACCTGATGGACGACATGATCGTGCAGATCCCGGAAGCCCTGACCGCGCTGTACCTGCTGTGCAACGCGCCGGACGAAAAACCGGCCATTCTCAAGCCCCGTCACCACTGA